The Pseudorasbora parva isolate DD20220531a chromosome 25, ASM2467924v1, whole genome shotgun sequence genome segment TTTGTTTTAAAACATTGTAAGTGTATGATCGCTTGTCCGCTAAATCGAAGACAATGTGGTTCAGTCAACATACAGAGATTATTCTTTCATCATGTGACAAGaaaaaatcaaatcaaacagaaaatggtATTTTACAGAGGTCCCCTGTAGACCTTCATGTATgtttatcattatttatttaaaacacatttttcctCTATGAAAATGCACTCATAGCCTATATGAAGCACTTAATATTCCCAAAAGTTCCTcaagtgtattattattattaaaaaacaatggTTAAGTTGCACTTATTCATCTGCAAGAGTTGCATTGCCTCTTTCCttacgatttttgcatcattgtCACTGATTAGCCTAATGTTCAAACATAATATTTcgtttttaaaattaaatataataataatagctaCAACCACGCACACATAACATAAAAAGGGGAGGGAAATGAACACCTGAATCTTTGGTCGTCTGTGTTGTTTCGGCCGTTTTGAACGgttcatcatcttcatcattttTCTCTAGATCTATACTatcctcctcatcttcatccTCGCTCCTGTTCCGTGGCGTCCACGTCATTTTATTCTCTTTTTTCAGTCGTCTCCGGGCGTTGGCGAACCAGGTGGACACCTGAGTGAGGGTCATTTTGGTGATGATGGCCAGCATGATTTTCTCACCCTTGGTGGGATAAGGGTTTTTCCTGTGCTCGCTGAGCCAGGCCTTCAGGGTGGCGGTGGCATCTCGTGTGGCGTTCTTCCGGTAAGCGGGGTCTCCAAACGGGTACGGGCCCAGGGGACCGGCGTACGGGTGATAGCCTATAGAGCCAGTCATGCCTGGAGAATGGTCATATGGGGAGCCCTGGGCAATGAATTAATAAAGATTACAATTCAGGGGGAGAGCAGACTGTCCGTgatgtttagaaaaaaaattctgctagCTCACAACTGTTCAAATGTGACATGCCAGGGTGCGTATggaatatttcaaatatttagcCTACACAATGATATACACAGCATTTACACAAATGCTAATATGTGACACTGGAGCAGTCATAAGTGGCACGGgaatatttgtggcaatagcaaTGTAGGctatatgggtcaaaattataaatttttcattcatgccaaaaatcattagggtattccatgaagatatttagtaaaaTTCCTTCTGTTaatacagatttaaaaaaaatgtatttttctatTAGTAGCCTAGTAATGCATCACTTCACTTGCACAGCTTTAAAAACGATTGTCTCAATATTtcgaatttttaattatttttattttttatttttttgcaccttcagattccagattttcaaatatagTTGTAGCCTAAGCtatctcggccaaatattgtGCTATCCTAAATAGGctactggttttgtggtccagggtcacattatGAAAACTCACCACACAAATAAATCAATAGCCCACAGGGAAAACAATATTCTGAGGAACAGAATGTAAATTCCGCGTTTAATGCACACTATTTCTTTAATTATAGTTCGAACGGTTCTGTTCATAAGCGATCCGAGCGAAAACCTGTAAATCATTTACTTTGATAAAGGTAAAAatcttaaataatataatataatattaaatattttatatataaatatatccaTGTTTAATGCAATACCGAAAAATAACCCAAAGTAAAATATGCTactataattaattaaaagttctAGTCACTATGCTGAAAATCATGATGTCGTGATATAGGCTAATAATcattatacaaaaaaaagaaaaaaaaagaaaaaccacAAGACATAAACATGGGCTTTATTATGAATGAAACTCACCCCATACGAAGTGAAGGGGGCAGTGGACTCGGGACTGTACTGGAGTGAGTTGAAGACTGTGGTGTTTGTGAAAGCTGCGGACGCGTACGGGGCGAAAGCAGATCCGCTAGAGGACCGTCCCAGATCATCTGTCCGCGGTCCCGTGATCGCGCTGGAGCCGTACGGCGGACACGAGTACAGAGACAGCGAAGACTGGTACAAGTATCCCTGAGGAAACGCCATGACCAGATTACTGCTACAGTCTCCTCACAAGCCCAAGAGTCAAGACACTCATCCTATGTGCCATCGAAGGAAAGAAAATCAAAGATGCAACTCCTGGTATAAGGAAATGAAACGTCGCTCACGCGAGTCTTCGGTAAATTGGGTAGAAGAGGGTCTTGAGTTCCGTGCGCTTCCTCAAGGAGAGTGAAAGAAAAGCTCAAGCTGtgtcttcctctctctctctctctctctctctctctctctctctctctctctctctctctctctctctctctctctctctctctctctctctctctattcaCATAAGAGAGTATTGACTTATTATGTGAATAATCTCAATCATAAATAGGAATAATACATAATCATAAATAATACCTAATATAATTACAATCAAGTCTTTTATTGGCAACTGTGTCATCACTGCGACATTATTACAAAACAGACAATTACAAAAATActgattttaatgtattttgtaatgtttaaatatgtatcACAAAAATGAGAGGAGCATCTGGCCACATCCAAAAATGAATGGATCTCTATGGAATAGAtcattaccccccccccccccccatatatATAAGTGTTatgataacactttattttaaggttcagttattaactattaactggttgcttattatcatgcgtattactaggatattggctgtttattagtacttataacggacatattaatgccttattctgcatgaccttattctacatcaaTTAATCaaacccaatacctaaacttaaatgctacaaaaactaccttactaactattaataagcagtaaataagcagtaaattaggagaggCACAACTGAGGTAtgagcaaagcatttgtgaagccacaacacgcacaagcttgaggtggatgggctacaacagcagaagacctcaccgggcaccactcatctccactacaaataggaaaaagaggc includes the following:
- the irx5b gene encoding iroquois-class homeodomain protein IRX-5b, with the translated sequence MAFPQGYLYQSSLSLYSCPPYGSSAITGPRTDDLGRSSSGSAFAPYASAAFTNTTVFNSLQYSPESTAPFTSYGGSPYDHSPGMTGSIGYHPYAGPLGPYPFGDPAYRKNATRDATATLKAWLSEHRKNPYPTKGEKIMLAIITKMTLTQVSTWFANARRRLKKENKMTWTPRNRSEDEDEEDSIDLEKNDEDDEPFKTAETTQTTKDSVGDDRAEDPEDAAESVIIDCEEEENRTGSESPVPTTSSPQNETSESKNKPLSESCKATSVINSANPTPKPKLWSLAEIATSDKGSDEPLSPAGSPAQCPFPPRHFYYASPFYTGFTNYGTFGPLNGSGSNSTHLNGINQAVLHRAKDSRLTQDMCKELTLEHRRPNI